The Elaeis guineensis isolate ETL-2024a chromosome 13, EG11, whole genome shotgun sequence genome includes a region encoding these proteins:
- the LOC105060927 gene encoding 2-succinylbenzoate--CoA ligase, chloroplastic/peroxisomal isoform X3, whose product MELARPMTLVVDESCSSWALELQSSNTLPFLKLYVLIGDSSTSLQSNRSFLFMDSIKRPSQGTPTSNPMWAPKEVALICFTSGTTGRPKGVAISHTALIVQSLAKVAIVGYGEDDVYLHTAPLCHIGGISSCIAMLMAGGCHVFIPKFDAKSCFQAIEQLRVTSFITVPAMIADLISYGRKANAWISSDNVTKILNGGGGLSEELKKGASCLFPYAKIISAYGMTEACSSLTFLSLHDPLLQKSGKLLPVKHKVELGLCCHQQNGVCVGKPAPHVELRISGGGNNSHAPSIGRILTRGLHVMVGYWDQTQVMLLDSIEHGWLDTGDIGWIDRNGDLWLIGREKDRIKSGGENVYPEEIEALLLQHPGVYSAVVVGIPDFRLTEKVVACVALRDDWEWVDQKSKCLPEKRQMSTDILHNYCVKGNLSRFKIPKAYIPWRKPFPVTSTGKLKREEIRKVVSYMQRHSNL is encoded by the exons ATGGAGCTTGCAAGGCCCATGACATTAGTGGTGGATGAGAGCTGTAGCTCATGGGCTCTAGAACTACAAAGCAGCAACACCTTGCCATTTCTAAAGCTATATGTTCTGATTGGGGACTCTTCTACCAGCCTTCAAAGTAATAGAAGTT TTTTATTTATGGATTCCATAAAAAGGCCTTCACAAGGCACACCAACAAGCAATCCTATGTGGGCACCAAAGGAAGTTGCCCTTATATGCTTTACCTCAG GAACCACTGGACGACCAAAGGGCGTGGCTATAAGCCACACAGCTTTAATTGTTCAATCCCTTGCAAAAGTCGCAATTGTTGGTTATGGTGAGGATGAT GTATATCTCCATACAGCGCCTTTGTGCCATATTGGTGGGATATCTTCATGCATAGCCATGCTAATGGCTGGAGGTTGTCATGTTTTTATACCGAAGTTTGATGCCAAATCATGTTTTCAAGCCATTGAACAACTACGTGTGACATCCTTTATCACTGTCCCTGCAATGATAGCCGATCTAATTTCCTATGGAAG GAAAGCAAATGCATGGATCAGCAGTGATAACGTAACCAAAATTCTTAATGGTGGTGGTGGCCTGTCTGAAGAGCTCAAGAAGGGGGCCAGTTGCTTATTTCCTTATGCTAAAATTATTTCGGCTTATG GGATGACAGAGGCATGTTCTTCGCTAACCTTCTTGAGTCTTCATGATCCTTTACTTCAAAAATCTGGGAAGCTGCTTCCGGTTAAACACAAAGTTGAGTTAGGCCTCTGTTGCCACCAACAGAATGGTGTATGTGTTGGGAAACCGGCCCCTCATGTTGAACTTCGAATAAGCGGCGGTGGCAACAACAGTCATGCTCCATCCATTGGGAGAATTTTAACAAGAGGTTTGCATGTGATGGTTGGGTACTGGGACCAGACACAGGTCATGTTGTTGGATTCAATTGAGCATGGGTGGCTGGACACGGGTGACATTGGCTGGATTGATCGCAATGGTGATTTGTGGCTCATTGGGCGAGAAAAAGATCGGATCAAGAGTGGGGGAGAAAATGTCTATCCTGAAGAG ATAGAGGCACTGCTCTTGCAACATCCAGGAGTCTACAGTGCTGTTGTGGTTGGTATTCCTGATTTTCGCCTAACGGAGAAGGTAGTTGCTTGTGTTGCCCTAAGGGATGATTGGGAATGGGTTGATCAAAAGTCGAAATGTTTGCCTGAAAAAAGACAAATGTCAACTGATATCCTCCATAACTACTGTGTAAAAGGAAATTTAAGCAG ATTCAAGATACCAAAGGCTTATATACCATGGAGGAAGCCATTTCCAGTTACCAGCACAGGGAAACTAAAAAGAGAGGAGATAAGAAAAGTAGTGTCCTACATGCAACGTCATAGCAACTTATGA
- the LOC105060927 gene encoding 2-succinylbenzoate--CoA ligase, chloroplastic/peroxisomal isoform X1, translated as MAQSQGQGHICLCLGRILALRRDTPVAIAGGNRRTGGEFIDGVLSLARGLVDSGVRRGDIVAIAALNSDRYIELLLAVTYVGGIAAPLNYRWTLKEARSAMELARPMTLVVDESCSSWALELQSSNTLPFLKLYVLIGDSSTSLQSNRSFLFMDSIKRPSQGTPTSNPMWAPKEVALICFTSGTTGRPKGVAISHTALIVQSLAKVAIVGYGEDDVYLHTAPLCHIGGISSCIAMLMAGGCHVFIPKFDAKSCFQAIEQLRVTSFITVPAMIADLISYGRKANAWISSDNVTKILNGGGGLSEELKKGASCLFPYAKIISAYGMTEACSSLTFLSLHDPLLQKSGKLLPVKHKVELGLCCHQQNGVCVGKPAPHVELRISGGGNNSHAPSIGRILTRGLHVMVGYWDQTQVMLLDSIEHGWLDTGDIGWIDRNGDLWLIGREKDRIKSGGENVYPEEIEALLLQHPGVYSAVVVGIPDFRLTEKVVACVALRDDWEWVDQKSKCLPEKRQMSTDILHNYCVKGNLSRFKIPKAYIPWRKPFPVTSTGKLKREEIRKVVSYMQRHSNL; from the exons atggCGCAATCCCAAGGCCAAGGGCACATCTGCCTGTGCCTCGGCCGAATCCTGGCGCTTCGGCGGGACACTCCGGTGGCCATCGCCGGGGGCAACCGACGAACCGGCGGGGAGTTCATTGACGGCGTCCTCAGTCTCGCCCGCGGCCTGGTGGATTCCGGCGTCCGGAGGGGAGACATTGTCGCCATCGCCGCGTTGAACAG TGATCGGTATATAGAGCTGCTCCTTGCGGTCACATATGTTGGAGGCATTGCTGCTCCCCTCAATTACCGCTGG ACCCTTAAGGAGGCAAGATCTGCAATGGAGCTTGCAAGGCCCATGACATTAGTGGTGGATGAGAGCTGTAGCTCATGGGCTCTAGAACTACAAAGCAGCAACACCTTGCCATTTCTAAAGCTATATGTTCTGATTGGGGACTCTTCTACCAGCCTTCAAAGTAATAGAAGTT TTTTATTTATGGATTCCATAAAAAGGCCTTCACAAGGCACACCAACAAGCAATCCTATGTGGGCACCAAAGGAAGTTGCCCTTATATGCTTTACCTCAG GAACCACTGGACGACCAAAGGGCGTGGCTATAAGCCACACAGCTTTAATTGTTCAATCCCTTGCAAAAGTCGCAATTGTTGGTTATGGTGAGGATGAT GTATATCTCCATACAGCGCCTTTGTGCCATATTGGTGGGATATCTTCATGCATAGCCATGCTAATGGCTGGAGGTTGTCATGTTTTTATACCGAAGTTTGATGCCAAATCATGTTTTCAAGCCATTGAACAACTACGTGTGACATCCTTTATCACTGTCCCTGCAATGATAGCCGATCTAATTTCCTATGGAAG GAAAGCAAATGCATGGATCAGCAGTGATAACGTAACCAAAATTCTTAATGGTGGTGGTGGCCTGTCTGAAGAGCTCAAGAAGGGGGCCAGTTGCTTATTTCCTTATGCTAAAATTATTTCGGCTTATG GGATGACAGAGGCATGTTCTTCGCTAACCTTCTTGAGTCTTCATGATCCTTTACTTCAAAAATCTGGGAAGCTGCTTCCGGTTAAACACAAAGTTGAGTTAGGCCTCTGTTGCCACCAACAGAATGGTGTATGTGTTGGGAAACCGGCCCCTCATGTTGAACTTCGAATAAGCGGCGGTGGCAACAACAGTCATGCTCCATCCATTGGGAGAATTTTAACAAGAGGTTTGCATGTGATGGTTGGGTACTGGGACCAGACACAGGTCATGTTGTTGGATTCAATTGAGCATGGGTGGCTGGACACGGGTGACATTGGCTGGATTGATCGCAATGGTGATTTGTGGCTCATTGGGCGAGAAAAAGATCGGATCAAGAGTGGGGGAGAAAATGTCTATCCTGAAGAG ATAGAGGCACTGCTCTTGCAACATCCAGGAGTCTACAGTGCTGTTGTGGTTGGTATTCCTGATTTTCGCCTAACGGAGAAGGTAGTTGCTTGTGTTGCCCTAAGGGATGATTGGGAATGGGTTGATCAAAAGTCGAAATGTTTGCCTGAAAAAAGACAAATGTCAACTGATATCCTCCATAACTACTGTGTAAAAGGAAATTTAAGCAG ATTCAAGATACCAAAGGCTTATATACCATGGAGGAAGCCATTTCCAGTTACCAGCACAGGGAAACTAAAAAGAGAGGAGATAAGAAAAGTAGTGTCCTACATGCAACGTCATAGCAACTTATGA
- the LOC105060927 gene encoding 2-succinylbenzoate--CoA ligase, chloroplastic/peroxisomal isoform X2, translated as MAQSQGQGHICLCLGRILALRRDTPVAIAGGNRRTGGEFIDGVLSLARGLVDSGVRRGDIVAIAALNSDRYIELLLAVTYVGGIAAPLNYRWTLKEARSAMELARPMTLVVDESCSSWALELQSSNTLPFLKLYVLIGDSSTSLQSNRSFLFMDSIKRPSQGTPTSNPMWAPKEVALICFTSGTTGRPKGVAISHTALIVQSLAKVAIVGYGEDDVYLHTAPLCHIGGISSCIAMLMAGGCHVFIPKFDAKSCFQAIEQLRVTSFITVPAMIADLISYGRKANAWISSDNVTKILNGGGGLSEELKKGASCLFPYAKIISAYGMTEACSSLTFLSLHDPLLQKSGKLLPVKHKVELGLCCHQQNGVCVGKPAPHVELRISGGGNNSHAPSIGRILTRGLHVMVGYWDQTQVMLLDSIEHGWLDTGDIGWIDRNGDLWLIGREKDRIKSGGENVYPEERHCSCNIQESTVLLWLVFLIFA; from the exons atggCGCAATCCCAAGGCCAAGGGCACATCTGCCTGTGCCTCGGCCGAATCCTGGCGCTTCGGCGGGACACTCCGGTGGCCATCGCCGGGGGCAACCGACGAACCGGCGGGGAGTTCATTGACGGCGTCCTCAGTCTCGCCCGCGGCCTGGTGGATTCCGGCGTCCGGAGGGGAGACATTGTCGCCATCGCCGCGTTGAACAG TGATCGGTATATAGAGCTGCTCCTTGCGGTCACATATGTTGGAGGCATTGCTGCTCCCCTCAATTACCGCTGG ACCCTTAAGGAGGCAAGATCTGCAATGGAGCTTGCAAGGCCCATGACATTAGTGGTGGATGAGAGCTGTAGCTCATGGGCTCTAGAACTACAAAGCAGCAACACCTTGCCATTTCTAAAGCTATATGTTCTGATTGGGGACTCTTCTACCAGCCTTCAAAGTAATAGAAGTT TTTTATTTATGGATTCCATAAAAAGGCCTTCACAAGGCACACCAACAAGCAATCCTATGTGGGCACCAAAGGAAGTTGCCCTTATATGCTTTACCTCAG GAACCACTGGACGACCAAAGGGCGTGGCTATAAGCCACACAGCTTTAATTGTTCAATCCCTTGCAAAAGTCGCAATTGTTGGTTATGGTGAGGATGAT GTATATCTCCATACAGCGCCTTTGTGCCATATTGGTGGGATATCTTCATGCATAGCCATGCTAATGGCTGGAGGTTGTCATGTTTTTATACCGAAGTTTGATGCCAAATCATGTTTTCAAGCCATTGAACAACTACGTGTGACATCCTTTATCACTGTCCCTGCAATGATAGCCGATCTAATTTCCTATGGAAG GAAAGCAAATGCATGGATCAGCAGTGATAACGTAACCAAAATTCTTAATGGTGGTGGTGGCCTGTCTGAAGAGCTCAAGAAGGGGGCCAGTTGCTTATTTCCTTATGCTAAAATTATTTCGGCTTATG GGATGACAGAGGCATGTTCTTCGCTAACCTTCTTGAGTCTTCATGATCCTTTACTTCAAAAATCTGGGAAGCTGCTTCCGGTTAAACACAAAGTTGAGTTAGGCCTCTGTTGCCACCAACAGAATGGTGTATGTGTTGGGAAACCGGCCCCTCATGTTGAACTTCGAATAAGCGGCGGTGGCAACAACAGTCATGCTCCATCCATTGGGAGAATTTTAACAAGAGGTTTGCATGTGATGGTTGGGTACTGGGACCAGACACAGGTCATGTTGTTGGATTCAATTGAGCATGGGTGGCTGGACACGGGTGACATTGGCTGGATTGATCGCAATGGTGATTTGTGGCTCATTGGGCGAGAAAAAGATCGGATCAAGAGTGGGGGAGAAAATGTCTATCCTGAAGAG AGGCACTGCTCTTGCAACATCCAGGAGTCTACAGTGCTGTTGTGGTTGGTATTCCTGATTTTCGCCTAA